The following coding sequences lie in one Deltaproteobacteria bacterium genomic window:
- the phoU gene encoding phosphate signaling complex protein PhoU — MVSKPVEHTARTYEQELAALRQSLLLMAGRVEEMIARAGRALAERDAELARSTIELDRAVNRAEVDIDEMCLLILAKRQPMASDLRFVTLAMKMVTDLERIADLAVNICERAIDLSRGNPVVVHRDVPRMTALVESMVKDAIDAFVGGSSTKAREVIERDDEVDELYHRVFDELLASMRADPNTVHEFIHVQSVAKWLERIADHSTNLAELVIFMIEGRDVRHPGKRAPG, encoded by the coding sequence ATGGTGTCGAAGCCGGTCGAGCACACGGCCCGCACGTACGAGCAAGAGCTCGCAGCGCTGCGTCAGAGCCTGCTGCTCATGGCCGGACGCGTCGAAGAGATGATCGCGCGTGCCGGCCGAGCACTGGCCGAGCGCGACGCCGAGCTCGCACGATCCACCATCGAGCTCGACCGCGCCGTCAACCGCGCCGAGGTCGACATCGACGAGATGTGTCTGCTGATCCTGGCGAAGCGGCAGCCGATGGCGTCGGACCTACGCTTCGTCACGCTCGCGATGAAGATGGTCACCGACCTCGAGCGCATCGCCGATCTGGCGGTCAACATCTGCGAGCGCGCGATCGATCTCAGCCGCGGCAACCCGGTGGTGGTGCATCGCGACGTACCGCGCATGACCGCGCTGGTCGAGTCGATGGTGAAGGACGCGATCGATGCCTTCGTCGGCGGCAGCTCGACCAAGGCCCGCGAAGTCATCGAGCGCGACGACGAGGTCGACGAACTCTACCACCGGGTGTTCGACGAGCTGCTGGCGTCGATGCGGGCCGACCCGAACACCGTGCACGAGTTCATCCACGTGCAGTCGGTCGCGAAGTGGCTGGAGCGCATCGCCGACCACTCGACCAACCTCGCCGAGCTCGTGATCTTCATGATCGAGGGCCGCGACGTGCGTCACCCCGGCAAGCGCGCGCCGGGCTGA